A genomic window from Solanum stenotomum isolate F172 chromosome 10, ASM1918654v1, whole genome shotgun sequence includes:
- the LOC125842728 gene encoding uncharacterized protein LOC125842728, whose translation MSEQAKKARCSLKADSLHIGGAKSVRIITREMKKEMGLTPLVPEVFKKTHVKRKENESDLDVWVEKRTEQTFYVNENLDSSAQMTPELSSQIWTEKVVGGTHNGRFYGRGSRNNVQRLLSGLEGIGSSRQAEAIDGVLIAAMSTQIEKLTATLQESERKRVAEQESMSTTIKQIKEQVLNLARRPTSTSSPIEGTDDDREDDDDYIDCTP comes from the exons ATGTCCGAACAAGCCAAGAAGGCGAGATGCAGTCTTAAGGCTGACTCATTGCACATTGGAGGTGCAAAGAGCGTTAGAATAATTACAAGAGAGATG aaaaaagaaatggggCTCACTCCCCTTGTACcagaggttttcaagaagacacatgtgaaaaggaaagaaaatgagtcagaTCTAGATGTGTGGGTGGAGAAAAGGACCGAACAAACTTTT TACGTGaatgagaatctagatagttcggcCCAAATGACACCTGAACTGTCCAGTCAAATTTGGAcagaaaaagtggtagggggaACACACAATGGTAGATTCTATGGTCGAGGCTCTCGAAATAATGTACAACGACTCTTgtcaggcttagaaggtattggatcgtcacgtcaagcCGAGGCAATTGACGGTGTTTTGATCGCTGCTATGTCGACACAGATAGAAAAACTAACAGCAACACTGCAAGAGTCTGAGCGAAAAAGAGTTGCTGAACAAGAAAGCATGAGTACGACAATTAAGCAAATCAAGGAACAAGTGTTGAACCTCGCTCGCCGACCTACATCTACATCGTCCCCTATCGAGGGCACTGACGATGACCGtgaggatgatgatgattataTAGATTGCACTCCTTGA